Proteins encoded together in one Carya illinoinensis cultivar Pawnee chromosome 3, C.illinoinensisPawnee_v1, whole genome shotgun sequence window:
- the LOC122304862 gene encoding uncharacterized protein LOC122304862: MDNMQSDLSFWDLANLARDRGSDSLLAKFVAIMWGLWYRRNKRIYENISMHINVTVNNALSLQQEYAQVQFFDVSNQKINKVVRWHPPPMDFLKLNIDGATFNDQSIAGIGVVLRDHNGEVVVTCSKVEKEVSSVEFIDAIALLRGLQLCVQWGVPKIMLEIDCLILVNALNANFECLTDFEFILQDIRRLIDGFQEVKVVHVNRLGNLVAHRLARHAWLIDDICMWWDYCPSFVSQVIWLDKLSICKDT; encoded by the coding sequence ATGGATAACATGCAATCTGATTTGTCTTTTTGGGATCTGGCAAATTTGGCCCGAGATAGAGGTTCAGATTCTTTGTTGGCCAAATTTGTAGCTATTATGTGGGGCctttggtatagaaggaataaaaggatttatgagaatatttctatgcATATTAATGTGACTGTTAATAATGCTCTTTCTTTACAACAAGAATATGCACAGGTGCAGTTTTTTGATGTTTCAAATCAGAAGATTAATAAGGTGGTAAGATGGCATCCTCCTCCTATGGATTTTCTAAAATTGAATATTGATGGGGCCACTTTTAATGATCAATCTATTGCTGGGATTGGAGTTGTGTTGAGAGATCATAATGGTGAGGTTGTAGTGACTTGTTCTAAGGTTGAGAAAGAGGTCTCCTCTGTTGAGTTCATTGACGCAATTGCTCTTCTTAGAGGCTTACAGCTGTGTGTTCAATGGGGTGTCccaaaaattatgcttgaaatcGATTGTTTGATATTGGTTAATGCTTTGAATGCAAATTTTGAATGTCTAAcagattttgaatttattcttcaaGACATTCGAAGACTTATAGATGGCTTCCAAGAAGTTAAAGTTGTGCATGTCAACCGCTTAGGCAATTTGGTGGCTCATCGTTTGGCAAGACACGCTTggttgattgatgatatttgtatgTGGTGGGATTATTGTCCTTCATTTGTTAGTCAAGTTATATGGCTTGATAAACTTTCTATTTGTAAGGATACTtga